A part of Eremothecium sinecaudum strain ATCC 58844 chromosome VII, complete sequence genomic DNA contains:
- the MSS51 gene encoding Mss51p (Syntenic homolog of Ashbya gossypii ACL152W; Syntenic homolog of Saccharomyces cerevisiae YLR203C (MSS51)) encodes MLPLLPRSIVSPAIVQSPNVRIATMLQRRNLMGFVRNALGLDPPASPDDPTPENRFHPWDQSPSPDLRERAARIKALAKCPVTKKPIEYTCEYSGIPTHHSREAWEQDTEYHNSKLYELLRKVNIYEHDLRSGRPFPEFDFPQSQELDHLVNMTNWDLFFYTRGFYSMDTEFQLAAVTKMLSYPITIASVLHQYMPYSLNPKGPLTLEGLKSLSALRYTIYPQANKAKRTLKDKPMRIFVLGARAEAQLPLHVWKQLQYLFPDTRFEIHLVGPESNYDREKKQYVLTPTPTVQVIDHTMRLIHYTDYFHVYHEAQDFFPYDPYNDIFFCFHPGFGAPETTDSWMKSTVSALLQTKCAIFSTGYHKQDMMDDINKIKEVHGHELDMLMDPVENIFGSSKWELNDLSPHEVYRFNMYITGFRGKRYHAIEL; translated from the coding sequence ATGCTGCCATTATTGCCTCGTTCCATTGTGAGCCCTGCAATAGTGCAGAGTCCTAATGTTAGGATCGCAACGATGCTACAAAGGCGTAATCTGATGGGATTTGTGCGTAATGCGTTAGGTCTAGATCCACCAGCTTCTCCAGATGACCCAACACCTGAGAATAGGTTCCATCCTTGGGATCAGTCGCCTTCTCCAGATTTGCGTGAGCGTGCAGCTCGTATTAAGGCGTTGGCTAAATGTCCTGTTACCAAGAAGCCCATTGAATACACTTGTGAATACTCTGGGATTCCAACTCATCACTCGAGAGAAGCGTGGGAACAAGATACTGAGTACCACAATTCCAAGCTCTACGAATTGCTACGGAAGGTAAATATATACGAACACGATCTTAGAAGTGGAAGGCCTTTCCCAGAATTCGATTTTCCTCAAAGCCAAGAACTCGATCACTTGGTGAACATGACGAACTGGGACTTGTTTTTCTATACCAGAGGCTTCTATTCTATGGACACTGAATTCCAGCTTGCTGCAGTGACTAAGATGTTGTCGTATCCTATAACGATAGCTTCTGTATTGCACCAATACATGCCATATTCGTTGAACCCTAAGGGTCCTTTAACTCTAGAAGGTCTGAAATCTTTGTCTGCGCTACGTTATACGATTTATCCACAAGCAAATAAGGCCAAGCGCACGCTTAAGGACAAACCTATGAGAATATTCGTGCTTGGAGCTCGTGCCGAGGCTCAGCTACCCTTGCATGTTTGGAAGCAGTTGCAATATCTCTTCCCTGACACACGGTTTGAGATTCACTTAGTGGGACCAGAGTCCAACTACGACCGCGAAAAGAAGCAGTACGTGTTGACCCCAACCCCAACCGTCCAGGTAATAGATCATACAATGAGATTAATTCACTACACCGACTACTTCCACGTTTATCACGAAGCGCAGGACTTCTTCCCATATGACCCTTACAACGacatcttcttctgttTCCATCCTGGTTTCGGCGCTCCAGAGACGACCGACAGCTGGATGAAATCAACTGTAAGTGCATTGCTACAAACGAAGTGTGCTATTTTCTCTACAGGTTATCACAAGCAGGATATGATGGATGACATAAATAAAATCAAGGAAGTGCATGGTCATGAGCTTGATATGTTAATGGACCCGGTTGAAAACATCTTTGGCAGCTCCAAGTGGGAGTTGAACGATCTCTCCCCACACGAAGTTTATCGATTCAACATGTACATCACAGGATTTAGAGGCAAGAGATACCATGCCATTGAGTTATGA
- the CDC9 gene encoding DNA ligase (ATP) CDC9 (Syntenic homolog of Ashbya gossypii ACL155W; Syntenic homolog of Saccharomyces cerevisiae YDL164C (CDC9)) — MKKQATLGRYFSSLKRPQEDEHGDDIAKKSKLETYKGTKELLSNDLGLTNSSQPKLSVGEAENTGAEKLPVNPVAAALQPDKHGTDVPYASLCSVYEEIEGISSRLSIIKLCSDYLYRILEQRRENLIPVTYLFINRLGPDYEPGLELGLGEGILIKTIGEAYGKSLAQVRNSYRECGDLGTVAQQARMVQPTMFKPKPLLVNEVFQNLQNIAKAEGKDSQNKKIRLIKKMLTACQGVEAKFLIRSLESKLRIGLAEKTVLISLSKAMLRHERKGKEPSPEEVESAEQKIRDAFCQVPNYEIVINSALDHGIMNLDQHCVLKPGIPLKPMLAKPTKSVTEVLDRFQNQRFTCEYKYDGERAQVHLLPDGSMRIYSRNGENMTERYPELKIRNFLKTPESTNSMILDCEAVAWDKEQNKILPFQVLSTRKRKGVELKDVKVRVCLFVFDILCLNGEPLINFSLAERRERLTETLQPVPGELQYANEITTASLEELQNYLDQSVKDSCEGLMVKMLDGEESHYEPSKRSRNWLKLKKDYLAGVGDSLDLVVLGAYHGRGKRTGTYGVFLLGCYNPDSEDFETCCKIGTGFSEDDLQSLHDKLKDTIIEFPRGNILYDESSPPDVWFQPSLIFEVLTADLSLSPVYKAGCHVYDKGISLRFPRYLKLREDKTPTEATTSEQVVALYENQSQLQSKAS, encoded by the coding sequence ATGAAGAAACAAGCGACGTTGGGTCGGTATTTTAGTTCTCTGAAGCGACCACAGGAAGATGAACATGGCGATGATATTGCTAAGAAATCCAAGTTAGAGACGTACAAAGGGACGAAGGAGCTTCTGTCGAATGATTTGGGTTTGACTAATAGTAGTCAGCCGAAGTTGAGTGTCGGGGAGGCTGAGAATACTGGGGCTGAGAAGCTACCCGTGAATCCGGTTGCAGCTGCACTGCAGCCGGATAAGCATGGAACAGACGTGCCATATGCGTCGCTGTGCAGTGTTTATGAGGAAATTGAGGGGATTTCGTCTAGGTTGTCGATTATAAAGCTGTGTTCTGATTACTTATACAGGATTCTGGAGCAGCGCAGGGAGAATTTGATCCCGGTTACATATCTGTTTATTAATAGGCTGGGACCAGACTACGAGCCAGGACTGGAACTAGGCCTGGGAGAAGGGATACTGATAAAGACCATTGGGGAGGCTTATGGTAAGTCTTTGGCGCAGGTGCGCAATAGTTACCGTGAATGCGGAGACTTAGGCACTGTCGCACAACAAGCGCGAATGGTGCAACCCACAATGTTTAAGCCTAAACCATTGTTAGTGAACGAAGTATTTCAAAATTTGCAAAATATTGCGAAAGCTGAAGGTAAGGACTCGCAGAATAAGAAGATCAGGTTGATAAAAAAGATGCTTACTGCATGTCAGGGCGTCGAGGCGAAGTTTTTGATTAGGTCCCTAGAATCCAAACTGCGTATAGGGCTTGCAGAGAAGACGGTGCTTATATCACTTTCTAAGGCAATGTTGCGACATGAGCGGAAGGGTAAAGAGCCGAGTCCTGAAGAAGTGGAGTCTGCTGAGCAAAAGATTAGGGATGCATTCTGCCAGGTACCAAATTACGAGATTGTTATCAATTCCGCACTAGACCATGGCATAATGAATCTCGACCAGCATTGTGTCCTTAAACCGGGCATACCTCTAAAACCGATGCTTGCAAAACCTACTAAATCTGTGACTGAGGTCCTTGACAGGTTTCAGAACCAGAGATTTACTTGTGAATACAAGTACGATGGAGAACGTGCTCAAGTTCATTTGCTGCCTGACGGGTCCATGCGTATCTACTCTCGTAATGGAGAAAATATGACGGAAAGGTATCCAGAACTTAAGATTCGAAACTTCTTGAAAACCCCTGAGTCCACGAATAGCATGATTCTTGATTGTGAAGCTGTTGCGTGGGACAAGGAACAAAACAAAATCTTGCCATTCCAGGTATTAAGCACCAGAAAACGGAAGGGTGTCGAACTCAAGGACGTTAAAGTCCGTGTCTGTCTGTTTGTATTTGATATTCTCTGCCTAAATGGTGAACCACTGATCAATTTCTCTCTTGCAGAGCGCCGTGAACGTCTTACGGAAACATTGCAGCCTGTTCCTGGAGAATTGCAGTATGCCAATGAGATTACAACGGCAAGTCTTGAGGAACTGCAGAATTATCTTGACCAATCTGTAAAGGACTCATGCGAGGGGTTAATGGTCAAGATGCTTGATGGCGAAGAATCACACTACGAGCCTAGTAAGCGTTCAAGAAACTGGCTGAAGCTTAAAAAGGACTACCTTGCAGGTGTAGGCGACTCGCTTGATCTCGTGGTACTAGGGGCATACCATGGAAGGGGTAAAAGAACAGGTACATACGGAGTGTTTCTACTTGGATGTTACAACCCTGACTCTGAAGACTTCGAAACTTGCTGTAAAATTGGAACGGGTTTCAGTGAAGATGATCTCCAATCACTACACGACAAACTCAAAGATACAATTATAGAGTTCCCAAGAGGCAATATTTTATACGACGAATCTTCCCCACCGGACGTTTGGTTTCAACCGTCACTCATCTTCGAAGTCCTAACTGCAGACCTGTCCCTGTCGCCAGTTTATAAAGCAGGTTGTCATGTCTACGACAAGGGAATTTCGTTGAGATTCCCTAGATACCTGAAGCTTAGGGAAGACAAAACCCCTACGGAGGCTACAACCTCAGAACAGGTTGTAGCCCTCTATGAGAATCAATCCCAATTACAGTCAAAAGCTTCATAA
- the YKE2 gene encoding tubulin-binding prefolding complex subunit YKE2 (Syntenic homolog of Ashbya gossypii ACL146C; Syntenic homolog of Saccharomyces cerevisiae YLR200W (YKE2)) has product MSSDQAATEYNQLQGELEQLIVARQKLEIQLQENKIVNKELDALKDESKIYKLTGGVLLPVEQDEARSNVTKRLEFIEAEIKRCEDNIRNKQENVEKAKNDLLKTMPKA; this is encoded by the coding sequence ATGTCTTCTGATCAAGCTGCTACGGAATATAATCAGCTACAAGGCGAGCTGGAACAGCTAATTGTCGCCAGACAAAAGCTTGAAATACAACTGCAGGAAAATAAAATTGTTAATAAGGAACTGGACGCATTGAAGGACGAATCAAAGATCTATAAGCTCACTGGTGGCGTGCTACTTCCTGTAGAACAGGATGAAGCGCGCTCGAATGTTACCAAGAGACTAGAATTCATTGAAGCTGAGATCAAGCGCTGCGAAGACAACATCAGAAATAAGCAGGAGAACGTTGAAAAGGCGAAGAACGACCTCTTGAAAACCATGCCAAAAGCCTGA
- the COQ9 gene encoding ubiquinone biosynthesis protein COQ9 (Syntenic homolog of Ashbya gossypii ACL147W; Syntenic homolog of Saccharomyces cerevisiae YLR201C (COQ9)), which yields MFRIARRFYYSNGVEHVASNGLRPLLYGKNSVQYKVLDRALKKHVSREGFNERAIVNAANDLGYSSSIICGLSAFNSPSVLNVQSSVLELVKFNLVTKRVQLQEGLKEDTTLEDLFLKRVEADMPIAGQLSQMMSILAVPGQFLVDTGLPELFQLSDDMIYFSVEKDHNDLAWYSKRMAVSMAYVATNLFMTRDKSPGFQETMDFARTRLRQVEEMGTMYNNVEEFAWFQLMMSINLVKSQLSRG from the coding sequence ATGTTTAGGATTGCTAGAAGGTTTTATTACTCTAATGGAGTTGAGCATGTAGCTAGCAATGGCTTGCGGCCGTTACTATACGGTAAGAACTCGGTGCAGTACAAGGTACTGGACAGGGCACTAAAGAAGCATGTGAGTCGGGAAGGGTTCAATGAGCGTGCGATAGTGAATGCAGCCAATGATTTAGGATATTCGTCATCTATTATATGTGGCTTAAGTGCTTTCAATTCGCCTAGCGTGTTAAATGTGCAGTCCTCGGTGTTAGAGCTAGTGAAATTTAATTTGGTAACGAAGAGAGTTCAGCTTCAGGAGGGCCTGAAGGAGGATACGACTCTGGAGGACTTGTTTTTGAAGCGTGTGGAAGCTGATATGCCAATTGCGGGCCAGCTGAGCCAGATGATGTCGATTTTGGCTGTCCCAGGACAGTTTTTGGTTGATACTGGTCTGCCTGAGCTGTTTCAGCTGTCGGATGATATGATCTACTTCTCTGTGGAGAAGGACCACAACGACTTGGCGTGGTACTCGAAGCGCATGGCGGTGTCAATGGCGTATGTGGCAACGAACCTGTTCATGACGAGAGATAAATCGCCAGGTTTCCAGGAAACGATGGACTTCGCCAGGACCCGGCTGCGCCAGGTTGAAGAGATGGGCACTATGTACAATAACGTCGAGGAGTTTGCCTGGTTCCAGCTCATGATGAGCATCAACTTGGTTAAGTCCCAGCTTTCTCGAGGATGA
- the SFA1 gene encoding bifunctional alcohol dehydrogenase/S-(hydroxymethyl)glutathione dehydrogenase (Syntenic homolog of Ashbya gossypii ACL148C; Syntenic homolog of Saccharomyces cerevisiae YDL168W (SFA1)), translating into MTESTEGNTISCKAAIAYEPGRPLTVETITVDPPKAHEVRIKMTHSALCHTDAYTLSGVDPEGIFPSILGHEGAGIVESVGPGVTNVKPGDHVIPLYTAECMECKFCKSNKTNLCGAVRETQGKGLMPDGTSRFKNSKGETIYHFMGCSTFSEYTVVADVSVVAVDEKAPLDKVCLLGCGVTTGYGAALKTANVQKGDTVAVFGAGTIGLSVVQGALSREASKIIVVEINNKKKEWAMQFGATDFVNPQELEDGYTIVSKLIEMTDGGLDHTFDCTGNVKVMRDALECCHKGWGQSIIIGVAAAGQEISTRPFQLVTGRVWKGTAFGGIKGRSEMGNLISDYFEGKLKVDEFVTHTRPFSEINKGLEDLHHGDCLRTVLHF; encoded by the coding sequence ATGACGGAGAGTACCGAAGGTAATACTATCTCGTGTAAAGCAGCCATTGCATATGAACCTGGTAGACCGCTGACGGTTGAAACTATTACTGTTGACCCCCCAAAGGCTCATGAGGTCCGTATCAAAATGACTCATTCTGCATTATGCCATACTGATGCATATACGTTGTCAGGTGTTGATCCTGAGGGCATTTTCCCATCAATTCTAGGACACGAGGGAGCTGGTATTGTCGAATCCGTTGGACCTGGCGTTACCAATGTGAAACCTGGTGATCATGTTATTCCTCTATATACTGCAGAGTGTATGGAATGTAAGTTCTGCAAGTCTAACAAGACCAACCTCTGTGGAGCCGTTCGGGAGACGCAGGGTAAAGGTTTAATGCCTGACGGTACGTCCAGGTTTAAGAATAGCAAAGGTGAGACCATTTACCACTTTATGGGGTGCTCTACGTTCTCTGAGTACACAGTTGTTGCCGATGTTAGTGTTGTGGCTGTCGATGAGAAAGCACCTTTGGATAAGGTCTGTTTATTGGGATGTGGTGTTACTACTGGGTACGGTGCGGCGCTTAAGACTGCCAACGTCCAAAAGGGGGATACGGTTGCGGTATTTGGAGCTGGTACAATTGGTTTAAGTGTTGTTCAAGGTGCTTTGAGCCGTGAGGCTTCGAAGATTATTGTTGTTGAGATCAATAATAAGAAGAAGGAGTGGGCAATGCAATTTGGTGCTACCGATTTTGTCAATCCTCAGGAGTTGGAAGATGGTTACACTATTGTATCCAAACTCATTGAGATGACGGACGGTGGTCTTGACCATACCTTTGATTGTACGGGTAATGTAAAGGTGATGAGAGACGCATTGGAGTGCTGCCACAAGGGATGGGGTCAGTCCATTATTATTGGTGTTGCAGCTGCGGGACAAGAGATTTCGACTAGACCTTTCCAATTGGTTACGGGCCGTGTTTGGAAGGGTACTGCTTTTGGTGGCATTAAGGGACGTTCAGAGATGGGTAACTTGATTTCTGACTACTTTGAAGGCAAATTGAAAGTTGATGAATTCGTTACGCATACAAGACCATTTTCTGAAATTAACAAAGGTTTAGAAGACCTACACCACGGTGATTGTTTGAGGACTGTTCTTCACTTTTAG
- the PBA1 gene encoding Pba1p (Syntenic homolog of Ashbya gossypii ACL145W; Syntenic homolog of Saccharomyces cerevisiae YLR199C (PBA1); 1-intron in Ashbya gossypii), producing the protein MIFKQWYSDHIPRHQVDSINYSDPNSLLLNAEPEVNISNEITRKYSKGFVVPYSMSWLFPPDVIHLQEISEISATLKQNVGASSRDVQDNLNGQFYEVESKPTAKEVCLSYKLYEYNDTLIVIVLEDDMKYPPILHNYLSEIVAKVLREATSSLTILVNSDHVTGVKSLEELEPPEFIKGAVAALVLSLLGHCGGPDSKDSYILVQSEGPNGFEKHNIAVVDDLIGHMASTLSQPADYVSSTYNCWKMHAGSQFQGGLYL; encoded by the exons ATGATT TTTAAACAATGGTATTCTGACCATATTCCTAGACACCAGGTTGATTCAATCAACTATTCGGACCCCAACTCGCTGCTTTTAAACGCCGAACCAGAGGTTAATATCTCTAATGAGATTACTAGGAAGTACTCGAAAGGTTTTGTTGTGCCATACTCTATGAGTTGGCTCTTTCCTCCGGATGTTATACATCTACAAGAAATAAGTGAAATTAGTGCTACTCTAAAGCAAAATGTCGGTGCAAGCTCTAGGGATGTGCAGGATAATCTTAATGGACAATTTTACGAAGTTGAGTCGAAGCCTACTGCAAAAGAGGTTTGTTTGTCTTACAAGTTATACGAATATAATGACACCCTTATTGTGATAGTATTAGAAGATGACATGAAATATCCGCCAATTTTGCATAATTATCTTTCTGAAATCGTAGCTAAGGTTCTACGAGAAGCTACCTCATCGCTTACAATTCTGGTTAACTCTGATCATGTCACTGGTGTGAAATCTCTAGAGGAATTGGAGCCACCTGAGTTCATTAAAGGGGCTGTCGCTGCTTTAGTATTATCGTTATTAGGGCATTGTGGTGGACCTGATTCGAAGGACAGTTATATCTTAGTACAAAGTGAAGGCCCAAACGGTTTTGAAAAGCACAATATCGCGGTTGTAGATGATCTTATTGGACATATGGCAAGCACATTGTCACAGCCGGCTGACTACGTTTCGTCGACCTATAACTGCTGGAAAATGCATGCTGGATCGCAATTCCAGGGTGGTCTGTACCTATAG
- the NRP1 gene encoding Nrp1p (Syntenic homolog of Ashbya gossypii ACL149W; Syntenic homolog of Saccharomyces cerevisiae YDL167C (NRP1)), with the protein MYYLIFEFDTIHQNETPKDTTQLSKIYYQLVDAQDLKSVLEVPGSLDVLDLGLQNAVGKLESDISARINGDNFVLCSLFSTWHLRVTLIRQAYDCNVVLPSFLQHAKVFDLWREYDRWLVNHPEVSAGNGKAKLNDPSEIYIGLEIDDGNLANEPRIDQAVKILVKLHEKCVSQEDQCTVLTHPYDSYADTLNFMQERSKVLYMNNLPPDTTQSELESWFTHFGSRPVGFWTVKNVVEDTSNLNNNWSSNNSRYVEEHDSISGFVVFQTHEEANDGLALNGRSILSNMANTKQPKIVEHVVEIKPSSNRVLDCAHEILSPFPQSKNKPRPGDWNCPSCGFSNFQRRIACFRCSFPATTAVTVNKIYKPPQQQRNFQHQNQQKQQQQQQQSQHMQIQQQPMKMGMQLQAGMQQYKSSSQHGLQSNAAGYQQQQQHYQTQHHANKQQMAMSAGNSAGSDTQRRYNRYSRMGGQGGNGSNNNTGGNSINTGSNIPFRSGDWKCLNCAYHNFAKNIVCLRCGNPKIVDDESSCSVNSSMNSYGSLSLNVQGGANSTTAGMSLDSRPATALSDKQLANGINNNEGGVNNDTDGTEEHRGFL; encoded by the coding sequence ATGTATTACTTGATTTTTGAGTTTGATACTATACACCAGAATGAAACTCCGAAGGATACTACTCAGTTATCGAAAATATATTATCAATTGGTTGATGCTCAAGATTTGAAAAGTGTTTTAGAGGTCCCTGGTTCTCTTGATGTTTTGGATCTCGGTTTGCAAAATGCGGTGGGGAAGTTGGAGTCGGATATATCGGCAAGAATTAATGGAGACAATTTTGTATTGTGTTCACTTTTTTCGACTTGGCATCTTCGTGTTACGTTGATCAGACAAGCGTATGATTGTAACGTTGTACTTCCATCGTTTTTGCAGCATGCAAAGGTTTTTGACTTGTGGAGAGAGTACGACAGGTGGTTGGTTAATCACCCGGAAGTCAGTGCCGGAAATGGGAAGGCGAAATTGAACGATCCTAGCGAGATATATATTGGATTGGAGATTGACGATGGTAATCTCGCTAATGAGCCTCGTATTGACCAAGCGGTGAAGATCTTGGTGAAGTTGCATGAGAAATGCGTTTCTCAGGAAGATCAGTGCACAGTACTCACCCATCCTTACGATTCGTATGCTGACACTCTGAACTTTATGCAGGAGCGGTCTAAAGTGCTTTACATGAATAATTTGCCACCTGATACTACCCAGTCCGAGCTTGAATCTTGGTTTACTCACTTCGGGTCCAGGCCAGTTGGCTTCTGGACTGTTAAAAACGTCGTGGAAGACACGTCTAACTTGAATAACAACTGGTCTTCAAACAACTCTAGGTATGTTGAGGAGCATGATAGCATATCCGGCTTTGTTGTGTTCCAGACACACGAAGAAGCTAATGACGGTTTGGCCTTGAATGGTCGTTCTATCCTTTCGAATATGGCGAACACGAAGCAGCCTAAAATAGTTGAACATGTTGTCGAAATCAAACCTTCTAGTAACAGGGTTTTGGACTGTGCACACGAAATATTGTCACCTTTCCCACAGTCTAAAAACAAGCCAAGACCCGGTGATTGGAACTGTCCATCTTGTGGATTCTCCAATTTCCAAAGGCGTATTGCATGCTTCCGGTGTTCTTTCCCTGCTACTACTGCTGTGACTGTCAATAAGATATATAAGCCACCGCAGCAACAACGCAATTTCCAGCATCAGAATCAGCAGaaacaacagcaacagcagcaacaatCGCAGCATATGCAAATCCAGCAGCAGCCGATGAAAATGGGCATGCAGTTACAAGCTGGCATGCAGCAGTATAAGTCGAGCTCTCAGCATGGGTTACAATCCAATGCGGCCGGATAccaacagcaacagcaacacTACCAGACGCAGCATCATGCTAATAAGCAGCAAATGGCCATGAGTGCAGGAAACAGCGCTGGCTCTGACACTCAAAGACGTTACAACAGATACTCTAGAATGGGTGGACAAGGTGGCAATGGCTCCAATAACAATACTGGTGGCAATTCTATCAATACTGGCAGCAATATTCCGTTCAGATCTGGTGATTGGAAGTGTTTGAACTGTGCATATCATAACTTTGCCAAAAATATTGTGTGTCTGCGTTGTGGCAACCCTAAGATAGTTGACGACGAAAGCTCCTGCTCTGTTAACAGCTCCATGAATTCATACGGTAGCCTTTCTCTAAACGTCCAAGGTGGTGCAAATAGTACGACAGCTGGAATGTCTTTGGACAGCAGACCCGCAACTGCGTTAAGTGATAAACAATTGGCAAATGGTATAAACAATAATGAAGGTGGGGTTAACAACGATACCGATGGAACTGAAGAGCATCGTGGCTTCCTATAA
- the QRI5 gene encoding mitochondrial 37S ribosomal protein mS38 (Syntenic homolog of Ashbya gossypii ACL153C; Syntenic homolog of Saccharomyces cerevisiae YLR204W (QRI5)) → MLFLARSFNRSVQPVFSKLCRNLSLHHHTPVSSFPMLLQTQGNLGLQVSKVEQKSTILAAIAELDIQKDGMMLDSVLRKRRTKMKKHKLRKRRKEQKAERRKLSQGR, encoded by the coding sequence ATGCTGTTTCTTGCCAGGAGCTTTAACAGATCGGTCCAGCCGGTTTTCAGCAAACTATGCAGAAATCTGAGTTTGCATCATCATACTCCTGTAAGTTCGTTCCCCATGCTACTACAAACACAAGGTAATTTAGGGTTACAGGTTAGTAAAGTGGAACAAAAAAGCACTATATTAGCTGCTATTGCAGAACTAGATATTCAAAAAGATGGTATGATGTTGGATAGTGTGTTAAGGAAGCGTAGAacgaagatgaagaagcATAAACTGAGAAAAAGGAGAAAGGAACAAAAGGCTGAAAGAAGAAAGCTATCTCAAGGTAGGTGA
- the CDC36 gene encoding CCR4-NOT core subunit CDC36 (Syntenic homolog of Ashbya gossypii ACL151C; Syntenic homolog of Saccharomyces cerevisiae YDL165W (CDC36)), translating into MDKYGLKGLVQVIKHDKQYDPSMTMGMDLSSMLHSLQVSDMDSTNTTVSNDHHALDTFPSPWVETSRSEVEPRFTIPESFKNIVGVLGQQSTDFTSVARDHPRISLLQDETLFYLFYKHPGTVLQELTYLELRKRNWRYHKTLKVWLTKDPLMEPIVSQDSTSERGSYVFFDPQRWDKCERDFVLHYNAIM; encoded by the coding sequence ATGGATAAATATGGCTTAAAGGGGCTAGTTCAGGTCATAAAACATGATAAACAGTATGATCCATCTATGACGATGGGGATGGATCTTTCGTCGATGCTTCATTCCCTACAGGTCTCGGACATGGATTCGACCAATACCACTGTAAGCAATGATCATCACGCGCTTGATACATTCCCATCTCCATGGGTTGAAACTTCGCGAAGTGAGGTAGAACCTAGGTTTACGATTCCCGAGTCTTTTAAGAATATAGTAGGAGTTTTGGGGCAGCAATCAACAGACTTTACTAGTGTGGCGAGAGATCATCCACGAATATCGCTATTACAGGACGAAACTTTGTTCTACCTCTTTTACAAGCACCCAGGAACAGTTTTGCAAGAGCTGACGTACTTAGAATTAAGAAAGCGGAACTGGCGCTACCATAAGACGCTGAAGGTTTGGTTAACAAAGGATCCACTCATGGAGCCTATTGTTTCCCAGGATTCAACTAGTGAGCGCGGCTCCTATGTATTCTTCGATCCGCAGAGATGGGATAAGTGCGAGAGGGATTTCGTGCTGCATTACAACGCTATCATGTAA
- the FAP7 gene encoding nucleoside-triphosphatase (Syntenic homolog of Ashbya gossypii ACL150W; Syntenic homolog of Saccharomyces cerevisiae YDL166C (FAP7)), producing MTKRFKPNIIISGTPGCGKTTICKLLKAKLDNYKYYNISDFAKEQNCYEGYDEERKSHIVDEDKLLDILEAPLRLGGNIIDWHVNDIFPERLIDLVVVLRCDNSILYSRLQERNYHDSKIEENIDAEIMGVVLQDARDSYVPDIVVELQSNTEEDMENNADRIVQWIENWVKDHPDGATNELDHYNGIGNSTDEDSESDGDSDTTDGSED from the coding sequence ATGACTAAGAGATTTAAACCAAATATTATAATCAGCGGTACTCCTGGCTGCGGCAAAACTACTATCTGCAAGCTTCTCAAGGCGAAATTAGATAACTATAAGTATTATAATATTAGTGACTTCGCAAAAGAACAAAACTGCTACGAAGGATACGATGAAGAGAGGAAATCACACATTGTCGATGAAGATAAGCTGCTAGATATACTAGAAGCACCTCTTCGTCTTGGTGGCAACATCATTGACTGGCACGTCAATGATATTTTCCCAGAACGTCTAATTGACCTGGTTGTAGTCCTAAGGTGCGATAATTCTATCCTATACAGCCGTTTGCAGGAGAGAAACTACCATGACTCCAAAATAGAGGAAAACATTGATGCTGAGATCATGGGAGTGGTCCTGCAAGACGCCCGTGACAGCTACGTGCCAGACATCGTTGTTGAACTTCAAAGCAACACAGAAGAAGACATGGAAAACAATGCAGACCGCATTGTCCAATGGATTGAAAACTGGGTTAAAGACCATCCAGATGGAGCCACTAATGAGCTAGACCACTACAATGGTATTGGCAACAGCACAGACGAAGATTCAGAGTCTGACGGTGACAGTGACACTACCGACGGCAGTGAAGATTAA